The window AACCTCCTATGCAGTTGTTGAACTTGAACAAAATTTCTTCAAAAGCCAAAGCACGAAGGAATATAAATAAACTGAGGCATCCCTACTGCTGAGGCTTGGCACCAATGTTCCAAAGGAAATTAAAATTGCCAGCAGCTTGAGACTTGTATCGATTATTTTTTAAGCCAAAAAAGGTTGCCTATGTCACAAGGCCATTGCAAAGCAGGTAGAGAGAGGTGGTAATTCCAGAAGGAAAAACTAGAGAAAGGAAGTGAAAACATAGTCATAGTTGTTTTTGCCACCAGATTCACTTTCTAAAAGTGTCCTTCTGAACTGCTGAGATGCCTAGAAAAGTAACGGTGCAGCAGCATAACATGTCTAAAGCCGATTAGCATTTGCAATCTAAAGTTAGTTGAGAAATCAAAGATTAACCAACAGAAAAGTATGAGAGTGATTTTATAGAGGATTCAATATGCCGCTGCAGGTTAGATCACTCACCAAATCTTTTCACGCCTATGCGTCCAGAAGAGCGTTCTCCTGCACTGGTCTCATTTATCGCTTCTATCACCTCATTCTTACTGACATATCCATCTTTGTTCTTATCCAAGAACACAAATGCATCAACCAACGTCTCAAAAGTCGGCTCAAGGTTACCTAATCCCATTCTTTTTCTCTAAAGCAACACATCAAGGACATAACAAGTCTCCTTATGAAAACAGAACATTGACACATGTAAAGTTGTAAACAAGGATCCCAGTGCAGAAGTCTGACATATCTACCTAGTTGCCATTATATGATGTCTTTTCTTGCAATGACCAAAActttcatgaaaaaaaattgaataccttggACAATTTTTAAGTACTTCTCTTGAAGTATTTTATGGAACTTCACATAATTTATATCTTTACTGAATAACCTGATCGAAGGCACTTTGCATGTGATTCCTACTCCCTATGTTGATTAATTAATGTATTGCATGATAAGCATATATATTGCAAGAGAACCTATCTATCACTAGCTTTGATAAATTAATTCGTATTATGTAGTCTGCCAAACATAAATAAGCATGTTGATATTTTGTTCATAATAATGGAGAAAATCAACGTTGCTTTTATGAACTGGGTCATGTATTTCTTAATAATTATAGTTCTCACATGGTGTAGCAGCAGCAGTAAAGCACCAAGTGATAGCAGAAATATGGAAGTAGGTGTATTTTATATTTGGAAGTATGAAGGATACTGCTTCTGACACAGCTGGATCATTGAGAAGATAAACAAGGCACAGGAAGACAATGAACTCATTGAACTTCATGCCCATGTGTTCATATATGTCGCACGCTTCAAATAGATCTTTTATCTCCTCATCTGTGAATGAGATATCCAGCTTTTGGAAACAATGTTTCAGTTCTAATTGATCTATTTCACCATTTGAATCTTCATCTGCAAAATACAGAACATTATTTGTTAGAGCATGAAAAAGAAAGATATTAGGAAAAGAGAGAACAATAAAGGATAGTACGATTACATATGAAATTACTAGTAAATTACTATACAATACACGAAATAAAATTATCCCAAGTAGGTTAAGTTCAGAAACTTCAGAATTAACGTATCTCAAACTAGTTGTCAGACTTGAGTTTTGAAACTTTGATGGCATGGTAGAATACAAGGTTAACACTACCAACATTAGTCGATAACTTTACATACAGGGGGATAATGCTCACCAAATTGCTGAAAGATAATCCTGCAGTTTCTCAAATTCTCGTCAATTTTAGGGAACTTCATGATGACACTGTTGAATGACTTCAGGGAAGTCCCTTGTTGTGCCCTCTGCTGCATGGCATCAACCATCTTCTGCTCTAACTTTGTAGCTGCTGAACTGTACCTTGGGGTGTCTCCCTTTCCAATCACACCCCCCATTTCAGCGAATTGCTCTATTTTGTAGAGTGGTAGAAACCTGTTACCTGGAAATGTACGTAATATCGGGGATGAGAGCTTGGGCATAACTAACTATCCTTATTCTGAGGATATTTTCACACATTTAAGGGTCACTAGCTTGTAAGCCCGTCAAGCCACCAATACTATAACAATAGACGCCAACACTAGACAAAACACAAATTGAGATCCAGTCttgaaaaaaacaaagaagagtaagaTATTACATATGTGTACATACTACATACGTTAGTTGACTGCCTAACTCCAAATTGAGCATAGCTCTTCTTAAAGTGACACTAGGAACTAAATAAACTCTCCTAGTTACTACCGGGAATGAAATACATTGATTACACAGTCATAATTTAACGTTCATGGTCAAAGGTGTGCCACTGAATTCAGTTTCAGGTGCCTCTGGAAGAACGAATGGACATAGGGGATAACGTAGTTGAAAAGGAAACTTTGATGAAGAGCAACGGCAGCAACAATGAAAACAGACAACAATGGTGCTTGAGGTGTTACTTGATCTCCCTGGCCAAAGCTAAAGGCGGCACAAGGCTGAAAAGCAACAGTGTTGCCAACTTGCTATGACTAGCAGCATGTGGCCAATGAGGACCAAGAAAGCACTCACCACATCGGCCTCTCATAAAATAGGATCTCCCTGTCTAATTCTCAGCATTCCAGTATTTAGAGTTATGATAACATATTAGATTGATTGCCTTGTGGCCAGGCGTTTTCGTCAAACATGGCCACAATTTTCGCTTGTCGATATCAATACACACATCATCATAAGTTAAAGGACTCACTCAGCCAACACATTATACAAAAGAAAGGGAAAAAATATAGGCCATAACAACATcacattttcataaacaataataaCAATACTAATTGAAAAGGCTAGTATTGAAGGAAACAGCGTATCAACAAGGAATAATCATAGTACCTTAAACCGATTAATATATATTGCAGAAACATAAAATTAAAATAAATGGAAAGGCAAAAAAGTCAATGGCAGGACCAGCAAATCATTATCAAAGAAGTAATTTAACAAAGACCCCACGACGAGCCACCAAATTCACCCAATTTTTTTAGAAACCCACACATCGACACCGTACCCCCCGCCGCGAACCAGAACGTTGTCATTGCACCGGATTCCAAATCGGTATGTCATCATGCAAAACAGACGAGGATCGAGAAATCACGGAGACCAGGCGGGAATGGGcagagatgaaagaaccaagaagcGGGGCCCTTGCCTGGGCGGGAGCTCAATGCATCGATCGGAATACCACGGCGAGGAGGCGCTCGGGCGGCGGGGATCGATCGGCCGGTCGGGGGAGGAGGAACTCGATTGCGCGCGCGGGGATTGCGAGCCGATGCGGGGAGAGGGGAAGAGCTCGGGCGAGGATGGAacggagggaggagggaggcgtgGGGTGGGGGAGGGTTGGGAGCGAGAGAGCGAGCTGGGTGCGCGGAGCGAACGAGGATGGTGTGGCCGTGTGGGTGCGGTTAGGCGGGCCGTTTGGGCCGCGGGGCCCACGAATCGTGCTCCTGCTGACACGTGGGCGTGGGGGCCGTGCCGAGTGCCGACTGCTGACGCGGTTTTTTAGCACGTGGAGTAGTATCCGCTCAAACCGGGCACGAAAGGCACCATTTTTTCGCTCCGTTTCAAGCTTGAGCTGTTGAGCACTGCCTAGTGCAGTTATGTAGCATGTTTCGCAAAGATTTAATCTTTTTAAACTGTGTGAAATAACCAAATTTGGCTGCACGTAGAGCTAAAAGTACATTCCTAAAAATTAAACCCAGAAAGAAAGGTTGTCGCTCTCGGGGGATGAATTGCGATGTACACTGGCGGGTCTTGTACACGCCCGACTTCGCGTCGGCTCATACTATGACGCTCGTCGGCGGTGAGCTCTGATTCCGTCGGGACGCTCTTCGGGTCGTGCTCTTGAGGACCAAGGGCTCGACGATGGACGCCCGTTTCAACCATGAAGCGGAGGTCATTGACCTTGGGGACATAGTCAGCTTCATGTGTCATTTTCGctgagtatcgtgattattaggaaagacgagatagactaggatttgttctgccttgtcttgtactccaagtagatcattgtactcctatatatatatatatatatatatatatatatatatatatatatatatatatatgctcacgaggctcaagcaatacatcaaaCGAACATTACATCAATCTCTctttcccttctaacatggtatcagcattatctcgatcctaaaccctagccgtcgTCGCTTCCGCCCCCGCGCGCCGCccctggggcggtcggcctccatgaccgccaccGGGGACCGCGccacccgtacctagggttcgtccgccggtcatGTTGGTCGgccgccctagagagtctttttcccgagcccttgctccgAGTTATTTCGCTCTCTCGCCGATCGTTTTGATCGATgttttttttggttttccgatctatacTTGATCGGTTTGCGTTGCCCGTCGCCGCTGTCGACACCCCGCACCTCTACTCCGACACCGGCGCGACCGGCCGGCTACTTCATTGACCCGGCGGCCTCGCACGACAGGTAGCCCTCAAGGTCGTCGtccgcgcgccggcccgcccgtcgtcctgcgccggccgtcaccgccctgcttcGACCGGGACACCTGCATCGTCTACACcctgcggccccgcaccatgcggcggccaatcatagccacCGCTCGCGCGTTGGGCCACCAATTGATCCATGCCacccgcctccgccgcgtctgcacGGCGGCCCGGCGGTTGCGGCGCCAACCGGCGCGGGgccaatgtcgcccgcggttgtcggagtagatgaagcggtcggggtagatgacggcgacgctggcgacaggctggtgctggacgaagacgaagggggtggatgggcggctgcggcggctacggGGGTAGCGACGGCGACAaccgaagaagagcggcggcggcggcagcggctaggttaggagcgcggcggcgatgctcgaagtaggcgagctCCCGAGGTCAGACCGCAGGCTGGGGCGCCCGAGGAGGGTGCCATGGGCGGTTCCTCCCGAGGCAGCGTCGGGCCTGCTGCGGGGGGAGCcaccgatggcttgaagagccgctcgtcGAAGACGCCAGACTTCCGGGGTTCGCGTCGGGACACCCTTttggcgatgacgtccgcctccttATTCGTGCCATGCGGTACGTGCTGCAATTCCAATCCCAATAATCATTTTTCAATTTTGCGTACCTCttctaggtatgcctccatgtgctcgtcttttggcttgtactccttgttggagaagttgacgaggagcgagagtcgcccttgatggtgagacgcCTGACCCCCAGAGCCGCGCGGCCTTGAGGCTGGCGATCAGGCCCTCGTATTCCACAATGtcgttggagaccttctcaccatgctggaagcagagctgcacggcgtagtagagcttgtcctgggtaggtgagatgagcacggctccagcccccgtGCCCTGCCGTGCGAACGCgcaatcaaagtacatgacccagctatCCGATGCTTCGTCTCCGGGCGTGAGGGAACGGTCCTCGCCCACCCCTCGGTCAGGGGCGTCAGTCCATTCCAGCACAAAGTCAGCGAGGGACGCGgccttgatgactctggtggtgctgaactccagctggaatgcttgcagctcgatgttccactcggcaaCCCTCCCCATGGCATTAGGGCTGTGGAGCACCATCTCCAAGGGGAACatggagacaaccttgatggggtggtcttggaagtagtggcgcagcttcttGGAGGCGATGaggagtgcgagcaggagcttcCGTGGCATGGGGTAGTTCGCACGCACGTCatgcagcaccgtgctgacgaagtacatggGGTGCTCAACGAGG is drawn from Triticum dicoccoides isolate Atlit2015 ecotype Zavitan chromosome 6B, WEW_v2.0, whole genome shotgun sequence and contains these coding sequences:
- the LOC119324041 gene encoding probable calcium-binding protein CML21 yields the protein MGGVIGKGDTPRYSSAATKLEQKMVDAMQQRAQQGTSLKSFNSVIMKFPKIDENLRNCRIIFQQFDEDSNGEIDQLELKHCFQKLDISFTDEEIKDLFEACDIYEHMGMKFNEFIVFLCLVYLLNDPAVSEARKRMGLGNLEPTFETLVDAFVFLDKNKDGYVSKNEVIEAINETSAGERSSGRIGVKRFEEMDWDKNGTVTFKEFLFAFTRWVGIDDNEDDDDDE